The following coding sequences are from one Deinococcus aerius window:
- a CDS encoding phage head completion protein, giving the protein MTRPQLGRVLPEEVTLLQRVEGPAGELGESTVTYVAGPACEALVTPLTAEQAVKAGLTTHVARWRVRLPGGVALTPGDRLRFRGRDWVAVTVALYRSYTRVIAEGVGG; this is encoded by the coding sequence GTGACCCGGCCCCAGCTTGGCCGGGTGCTCCCTGAGGAGGTGACGCTGCTCCAGCGGGTGGAGGGTCCCGCTGGGGAACTGGGGGAAAGCACGGTCACCTACGTGGCCGGACCCGCCTGCGAGGCCCTGGTCACCCCCCTGACCGCGGAGCAGGCCGTCAAGGCCGGGCTCACCACCCACGTGGCCCGCTGGCGGGTGCGGCTCCCCGGTGGCGTGGCCCTCACCCCGGGGGATCGCCTGCGCTTCCGGGGCCGGGACTGGGTCGCCGTCACCGTCGCGCTGTACCGGAGCTACACCCGCGTGATCGCGGAGGGGGTGGGCGGATGA